ACGACACTCCCGACACGGGACACGTCGTCGAGTCTCAGCCCGCATCAGGCGGGTCAGGGCCGACGATTCGTCGCCGTCGAATCGTCACACAGGACCAGAAGGAGTCATCGGCTGACACCGAGGCTCGGGCCGACAAACAGCCGCCCGAGCCCCAAGCGTCTCCAGACAACGAGGCAGCCCAGGCGGGCGACTCGGGCGAGGCTCCTCGCAAACGCACGCGCCGCATCTCGGGCGCGTCAAAACCACGAACCCCCAGGGGTGCTGGTGCAAAGCCTGCGCCCAACGCATCCGAGGCATCCGAGCCGGCGCCTCGAGACACCACAGACCAGGCACAACCGGGCGAGGATGCCAAAGAGGCTGCGGCCAAGCTTCCGCCGCTGCCCCCTGCTGCTACGCCCAAGCCGCGCATCGGCGACAGCAGGCCGGCACCCGCCGGTGCCGCCGATGGCGAGCAAGACCAGGCCAAGTCGGGCGAGGGATCGGGCCAGCGCCGTCGGCGTCGAGGGGGCCGGGGTCGCGGCCGTGGCAAGCCCTCGCAGGCAGCCGAGAACGGCCAGAAGCAGCCCCAGGGCGGCTCGTCAGGTCAACGTCAGGGCGGCCGCGGCGGTGCTTCGCGCAAGGACCTGGCACCGGTCGAGGCAACCCTCGTCGACGATGCGCCGGTCGAGCTGGACGAAGCCGAGCTGCAGCGCAGGCGCGGACGCGAGCGCAAGGGGCGCCCTGCGGGCCGTTATCAGATGGCGGTTCACGTCCACGGTGACGTCACCCACATCGCCGTCCTGGAAGGCCGCTCACTCATCGAGCACTACGTCAGCCGCCCGGCCGACGATGTTTCGCAGATCCACGGCAACATCTATCTGGGGCGAGTCCAGAACGTCCTGCCGGGTATGGAGGCCGCCTTCGTCGACATCGGCACACCCAAGAACGCGGTTCTCTACCGTGGCGATGTCACCTTCGACCAGGACGATCTCGACTCGGCCGGGCCATCACCGGCCAAGGGCCGCAAGTCGCGCAAGCGGCCCAAGGACGGCCCCCGAATCGAAGACCTGCTGAAGGCCAAGCAGGCGATCATCTGCCAGGTCACCAAGAACCCGATAGGGCACAAGGGCGCTCGCCTCACCACCGAGGTATCGTTGCCCGGCCGTTTTGTGGTGATGGTTCCCAACAGCGCCACCTACGGCATCTCCAAGCGCCTGCCCGACAAGGAGCGCAAGCGCCTGCGCTCGATCCTCGACCGCATCAAGCCCGAGGGCCACGGCCTGATCGTGCGAACAGCAGCCGAGGGTGTCACGGCCGAAGAGATCGAGCGCGATGTTGCCCGGCTGGCCCAGCAGTGGACCGAGATCGAGCGCCTGGCCGGTTCGGCCAAGGCCCCAGCCCTGTTGTTCCGCGAGCCCGACATGGCGGTGCGGGTCATCCGCGAAGAGTTCAGCAAGGAGTATCGCGGGGTCATCATCGATGACCGTGCCCTGTACGAGCAGGTCAAGGGATACATGGAGACGGTCACCCCTGCGTTGGCCGATCGCATCGAGTTCCACGATCCCAAGGTCGAGACCCTGCCATTGTTCGAGCGGTTCCACGTCGCCGAGCAGTTCAGGCGGGCGATCGATCGCAAGGTGTGGCTGCCCTCTGGTGGCTCGCTCATCATCGAACACACCGAGGCCCTCACGGTCATCGACGTCAACACCGGCAAGAACGTCGGTTCGTCGAACCTCGAGGAGACGGTGTTCTCGAACAACCTCGAGGCCGCCGAGGAGATCGCAAAGCAACTGAGGCTGCGAGACATCGGCGGAATCATCGTCATCGACTTCATCGACATGGAGGTCAAGAAGCATCGTGACGAGGTCATGCGGGTCTTCCGCGACGCCTTGGCGCGTGACAAGACCCGAACCCAGGCCTATGACATCACCGATCTGGGTCTGGTCGAGATGACCCGCAAGCGCATCGGCGAGGGCCTGCTCGAGTCCGTCACTTCGGCCTGCGAACAGTGCGAGGGCAGGGGCATCGTCTTCCAAGACAACGCCCTGCCCAAGTAGGTTTGGCGATAATGCAGAATTTCTTCGTGCGCGCCCGGCGACGGTGCCGTTAGAATGGTCGGCCGTATGTATGCAGTAATCTCAGCCGGCGGACGGCAAGAAAAGGTCGAGGTCGGCCAGACCGTTCGCGTCGACCTGCTGGGCGCTTCCGAGGGCGACGATGTCGCCTTCGATCTCGTCATGTTGGCCGACGGCGACACCGTCTTGGCGACCCCCGATGAACTCGTGGGCGCTTCGGTGACGGGTCGGGTGCTCGGCGAGGTCAAGGGCCCGAAGATCAACGGGTTCACCTACAAGAACAAGACCAACAACCGTCGTCGGTTCGGCCATCGCCAGCGCTACACCGACGTCGAGATCACCTCCATAACGAAGGGCTGATCCAATGTCGAAGACGAAGGGCGGCGGCTCCACACGCAACGGGCGCGACTCCAAGGCCAAGCGTCTTGGCGTCAAGGTGTTCGACGGCCAGACGGTGACTGCGGGCAGCATCATCGTTCGCCAGCGCGGCACCCGTATCCACGCGGGTGACAATGTCGGCCGCGGCAACGACGACACCCTCTTCGCCACCTCCGATGGCGTCGTCAAGTTCGGATCTCGTCGGGGCCGCAAGCTCGTCGACGTTCTTCCGGCCTGAACCCAGGCTTTCTGACAAACTCAGAAACGGGCCCGCCGACGCCAGCGGCGGGCTGTTTCGCGCTCTGAGCCCCGCGACTCCCAGCCTGGGGCTCGTATCCTCGTTCACATGTCCGAATTCGTCGACCAGTGCCAGCTTCACTCACGTGCAGGCGATGGTGGAGCGGGCTGTGTTTCGTTCCGTCGTGAGGCCCACACGCCCAAGGGAGGGCCAGACGGTGGCGATGGCGGCGACGGCGGCGACGTTTGGTTGGTAGCCGATCGCAACGTCTCTTCTCTGTTGGCGTTTCGCGACTTCCCATTTCGTCGTGCCGACAACGGTGTTCACGGTCAGGGCAAACGTATGCACGGCCGGCGGGGTGCAGACCTCGAGGTGCCGGTGCCCGAGGGCACCACGGTCAAGTCGTTCGACGGTGAGGTCTTGGCCGACCTGACTCAGCAGGGCGACCGTTGGCTGGCCGCCGAAGGTGGCAAGGGCGGGCGTGGCAATGCGCGGTTCTTGTCGAACCGGCGCCGGGCGCCGAGCTTTGCCGAGCAGGGCGAGGTGGGTCAGGAGACCTGGTACAACCTCGAGCTGCGTCTGCTGGCCGATGTGGCCCTGGTGGGTTTCCCCAATGCCGGCAAGAGCACGCTCATCTCCGTGATCTCGGCCGCGCGACCCAAGATCGCCGACTATCCGTTCACCACGCTGGTGCCCAATCTGGGCGTCGTGCGCAGGTCGGGTCGCGAGATGGTCGTGGCCGACATCCCCGGCCTCATCGAGGGCGCGGCCGAGGGCAGGGGATTGGGGCACCAGTTCCTTCGTCACGTCGAACGGGCCAGGGTTCTGTTGATAATGGTCGATCTGGCCCCCGTCGACGGTCGCTCGCCCGAAGATCAGGAGCTGGCTTTGCTGACCGAGTTGGGCGCCTACAAGCCCGAGCTGCTGGCCCGGCCTCGGCTGACCATCGGCACCAAGGCCGACATGGTGCCAAACCTGGACGAGATCGGGTTCGACGGTCCGGTCATTTCGGCGGTGACCCACGATGGGGTCGATCGTCTGGTCGAACGCCTGCTGACAATGGTCACGGAGGCCCGTCAGGCCGAGCCGACATCGGGTGAGGGGTTCGTGGTTCACCGCCCGGCTCCCGAGGGTGTAGAGGTCGTTCGCATCGACGATCAGACCCTCGAGGTCCTGGGGCGCGACGCAAGGCGAGCGGTTGCGCTTTCGGATCTGACCGACATCGACGCGCTTGCGTACGCCCAGAATCGCCTGGCGCAGTTGGGGGTCTATCGTTCGTTGGCGCGCGCTGGTGCCAAGGACGGCGACACCGTCATCATCGGCGACTTTGCATTCGACTACGAATCAGACGTCTGAGGTCACCTTGAGAGTCGTCGTCAAGATCGGGACATCCTCGGTCACCGCACAGGCGGGCGAGGTCGACACGCTGGCAATAGACAAGCTGTGCGGCGACATGGTCAACGCTCGCCGTTCGGGCCACGAGGTGGTGTTGGTGACCAGCGGTGCTGTCACCGCCGGGTTGCAGGTTCTGGGCTTGGACAGGCCTTCCGACATGCGGACGCTGCAGGCCGTGTCTGCGGTGGGCCAGATAGAGCTGATGCGCGTTTATCGCGAGACGTTGGCCCGTCATGGCGTGGTGGCCGGTCAGGCCCTGGTGGTTCCGCTCGATTTCATGGTGCGCCAGCAGTACGTACACACCAGGGGCACCATCGGGCGGCTGCTCGAGATGGGCGTGCTGCCGATAATCAACGAGAACGATGCCATCGCCGACGACGAGCTTCGTTATGGCGACAACGACCGAATCGCCGCACTGGTCGCGAACCTGATGGACGCTGATCTGCTGGTGCTGTTGACCGACGCTCCGGGGCTTCTGACCGCCGATCCGAGGATCTCCAGCGACGCTTCGCTGATCGAGGAGATCTCGACGATCGACCGCGAGCTCGAACGTCTTGCCGGTGGTGCCGGCGCCAGGGGCAGCGGTGGTATGTCGTCGAAGCTGGCTGCGGCCAAGATGGCCTCGTGGTCTGGGGTGCGCACGGTGATCGCTGCGGCAAAGCGGCCGGGTGTGGTCATCGACGCCATCGATGGGCGGCCCGGTGTGGGCACCACCGTGCTGGCCCACGAGAGGCGGCTGGCCGCCCGGAAGCTGTGGATAGCGTTCGCGGTGAATCCCGAGGGCGAGATCGTGGTCGACGCCGGGGCTCGCGAAGCGCTGGTGGCCAAGGGCACATCGCTGTTGCCAGCGGGTGTGCTCGAGGTCAGGGGAGAGTTCGGCCCCGATGCCGGGGTCGAGATTCTGGGGCCAGACGGCACGATGTTTGCCAAGGGTCTTGTCAGGGCCGATGCCAAGTCGTTGCGTTCGGTGGCTGGGTTGCGTACCAGGGACATGCCGGCGGGTCTGGTGAACGAAACCGTCCACCGAGATGACATGGTCGTGCTCGCCGGTTAGGCGAGCCGCCGTGGGTACTGGTCGTGCTCGCCGGTTAGTGGACGGGGTGTTTGGGCCTCGGGAACGGGTCTCCGAGCATCTCGCCGATGGCGATGAGGTCTTCCAGGCCGAGGTCTTCGAAGCGCACTCGCATCTCTGCAGGTCCGTCCGATGACACGAACAGTGATACGACGCGTCCGCTGACCGTGGCTTGTTCGGTGCGGATGGCAAGCCTTTGTCCCAGGGCGACGTCGCCCAGATCGGTCAGCAGCTTCGCTCCGCCAATTCCGATGTCGACGATTGTGCCTTTGGCGGTGGTTGCGCTGTCGACGGCGCACACACACGGCCATTGGCCGCTGGCGCGGGTGCGCACCCGCCGTTCTGGGCCGGTGCTCGGCAGTTCGACTACCAGCGATGGGGTGGTGGCCTGGCTGATCGACCGAAGGACCGCCCAAGCTGCGCAGGTGCCATCGCTGGTGTTCCAGCGCAGTAGTACCTGGTCGCCGGGCCCGAGATCTGTGCCGGCAAGAGAGTCGTCGCACGACAGACGCACTACGTCATCGAGCGATGCGACAGTGTTGCAGCGCAGCAGGCGTACGTCGGCTCCCCAGGCCACCTCGACTGTGAGCACCGTCCCAGGCGGGGGGGCGAGCATCAGATACCTCCGCCGTCTGCCAACATGTCCGACATGCCCTGTCCATCGGCAGCTACCAACCGTGTTTTGAGCATCGTGGCACTGGTTCTCGTCGCCCTCTTGTCGTCGTGCTCGAGCGACAGCGGCGACAGCACCGTCGCTTTCGACGACCAATCGACCTCCGAGCCGGCGCCGGCCCAGCCCGACGCCGACGCAGATTCCGCCGAGTCGACCGCTGTGGCCGATGACGATACGACCGCCGCCGCGGCTGAGGACACCGACCCCACCCAACCATCGACCACGGTCGAAGCAACGACATCGACCACACTTGCCCCGGCGCCCGAGCAACCCGACCTTCCGCAGGATTGTCTGGGGCTCGATGCGCCGCTGTTGTCGGTGCAAACGACCTTCTCGGCCGAGGAGCGGCTGTTTGGTATCGGGTTCGACGGGCAGCCGATGTGCCTGTTGTTCCTCGATTCGGGGTCGAGGGTCGTCGCCTGGAGCGCCCAGGCAGACAAGGTCGTGTTCAGCGACGGTCGCGTCGAGGCGCTCGACGCCGGCGTCGACGGCCAGGCCGCCGACGGCTTGGCGCGACAACACACCCAGTTCTCGCGCCCGACCGGGTTCAACCTGGTGTGGGTGGCCGATGGCGCCGTCGAGGTGTCGAATCTCGATGGGGGCTTCAGGCGGTCGCTGCCGATCGGATTTGCCGTGTCGGAGGTCGACTACCACCCCGACGGCAAGAATCTGCTGGTGGTGGGCGCCGACCCAGCTTTCGCCGGAGACTCGCTGTGGGTGACCAATATCGAGGGCGGGGAAGGTAGGCCCCTGCTGTATCCCCAGAACGGCGGTCGAATAGCCGAGGTGGCGCTGGGTTTCGACGGTGCCCAGATCTTGTTTGTCGTCGAGAGCCCCGAAGGTGCCACCACGCTGCACCGCTTCGATCTCGCCGGCGCGGCCAGGGAGGTGACCCTCGATGACGGGACGGTCGACGAGATCGTGCTCGACCCATCCGGTGGCTATGTCCCCGAACTGCTCCACGAGTCGGCGTCGCCCCTCACCGATCTGGTGGTCGGATCCGACGGCAAGCTGATGGCCTTCGCCGAAGGGACGTGCCAGGGCGGACGAGCCGTCGAGGTCATCGACCTGGCCGCCGGTGGCTACCCGTTGCCGGTGATGGCTGGGCGATCGGGCCGTCCGGTGGGCTTCATCTCGCCGTTCGAACTCCTGGTAGCCGTCGACCTGCCCGATTGCGGAGCCCAGTTCGATCTGTATGCCGTGGACGTCACTACGGGCGCGGAACGTCTGGTGCGAGCTCGTGTCGAGAGCGCGGCCGTGCGGCGGATAGATCCACCCCCCACCTTCGGTCTGAACAACGTATCGATCCTGACCTTTGCGGTGTAGGTGTTGGGGGCTGCCTAGGCGATCGCCGGCAGATCCTCTGGCAAGAGCTCGACCAGGTCGCGTTCGCTCGGATAGTCCATCTGGGCGACCCTCGACGCGTGTTCGATCATCATGTCTTCGAACAGCTGCCTGGCGGCTCGTCCGTTGCCGAACTGTCGATCTCGCGGTGTGCTGGCGAACCTGCGCCTGACCGTCTCCAGCACCATCCCCGATCCGTAGCCAGATGCCGCGGCCGTTCTGGCGAATATCGCCACCAGTTCCTCGTCGGTGTAGTCGGGGAACTCGATCACCCTGGCGATTCTCGATCTCAGCCCAGGGTTGCTGTCGAGCAGCGCGTTCAGCTCGTCGGGGTAGCCGGTCAAGATGATGACGACCCGGTCGCGGTGGTCTTCCATCCGTTTGACCAGGGCGTCGACGGCTTCAGCGCCGTACTCGTCGGTTCCGCGGACCAGCCCGTATGCCTCGTCTATCAAAAGCACCCCGTCGACGGCAGATGCGATCACCTCGTCGACCTTCGTAGCCGTCTGGCCCACATATCCGGCCACCAGGTCGGCCCGATCGACCTCGACGAGGTGGCCCTTCTCGAGCAGCCCCAACGCCCGGTAGATACGGCCGATCAGGCGCGCCACCGTGGTCTTGCCCGTTCCAGGATTGCCCACGAAGGCCAGGTGATGGGTCATCGCCGGCACCATCAAGCCTCGCTCGCGGCGCATCTGCATGATCGTCAGCAGGTCGCACAGCTGCCTCACCCGCTGCTTCACAGGTTCGAGCCCAATCAAGGAATCGAGCTCGGCGATCAGCTCGCGCAGGCTCTGCGGTTCCTCGGTGGTTCGCCCGGCATTGGTGCCATGGTCGTCGCTCAGTTGTGCCGGCACGCCCGCATCGTTGGCCGCCGTCGTCAGCACCTTGCGAAAGCCGTCGATCGCAGCCAACTCGACGTGAGATACGTGTGCGTCCAGCGATGCGATGGTGTGCATCAACTCGACCGCCCTGGTCAGGTAGGTGGCGGCGCGGCACCCATGGTCGGCTTGGTCTGACCCCACCAGGCGGTGGAACAGCGGTGACGGCTGCTGAAGGAAGGTCCTGGTCCGCGTGAAGAACTTCGAACGGCGCAGTTCGGCGGGAGTCTTGGTCTGCAGCCCGGGAATCTTGGGGGCGAACACCTCGACGAAGCGCAGCAGCTCCTCGTCGGTGAGCATGCCGTCGACGTCGATCATCGCCCTGCATATCTCGAACGCATCGCGGGTGGCGTCGACCTGCAGGTCGTCCAGGCTGGCGACGAACCCAACTATCGCCGACTCGAACGCGCTGGTGGTCGTCGAGGAAGTCATGGTTCTCGATCGGTCGAACCGGTTCGGAGATGAAGCGCGCGTTCGCATCTGGCAGGGGGCGTCAAATCCGATGGGGCCTGCCGCCGAGCCGATTAGTAGGCTGTCGGAATGGCCGAACCCTCGCCCATGCAACAGCTCGGAGCGCGCGCCAAGGCTGCGTCGCGTCAACTGGCCACGATCGGCTCGGCGACTAAGAACGACGCCCTCTTGGCCTGTGCCCAGCTTCTCGTCGAGCGCACCGACGATCTGTTGGCGGCCAATGCCCGGGATGTCGAGCGTGCAGAGGCCGAGGGAACCGCCCCCACCCTCATCGAGCGCCTGCGCCTCGACGAAAAGCGCGTCGCAGCCATGGCCGACGGGTTGCGCCAGGTCGCGTCGCTGGAAGACCCGGTCGGTTCGGTGCCGCGGGGCTGGGTGCGTCCCAACGGGCTGCGCATCGAGCAGGTCAGGGTGCCCCTGGGTGTCGTGGCGATCATCTACGAGAGCCGACCCAACGTCACCAGCGACGCTTTTGGTCTGTGCCTCAAGTCGGGCAATGTCGCATTCCTGCGCGGATCGGGCATGGCCATTTCTTCCAACACCGCCATCGCCGATGTCCTGCGGGAAGGGCTGGTCAAGGTCGGCCTGCCCGCCGATGCCCTGGTACTGGTCGAGGACGTCTCGCGCGAGGCCGCAGTCCAGTTCATGCAGCTCGACCAGTACGTCGACTGCCTCATCCCCCGGGGTGGCAGGTCGTTGATCCAGTCGATCCTCGACAACGCCACCGTGCCCTACATCATCGACGGAGACGGCAACTGCCACGTCTACGTCGACGCTGCGGCCGATTTGTCCATGGCCACCGACATTGTCGTCAACGCCAAGATGCAACGGCCATCGGTGTGCAACGCGGCCGAGTCCCTGGTGGTTCACTCTGCGGTTGCTGCCCAGTTCCTGCCAGCCGCGGTGTCGGCGCTGCAAGGCTGCGAGTTGGTCGGAGACGAGGCTTCGCGGGCCATCGTCGCCACCATCGGTGAGGCCACCGAGGAAGATTTCGCAACCGAGTTCCTCGACTACAAGATGTCGGTGAAGGTCGTCGATTCGCTCGACGAAGCCATCGAGCACATCAACCAGACCTCCAGCGGTCACAGCGAGGCCATCGTCACCAACGATCTGTCGGCCGCCGACCGTTTCGTCAACGAGGTCGACGCGGCAGCGTGTCTGGTCAACGCCTCGACACGGTTCGTCGACGGCGAAGAGTTCGGATTTGGTGCCGAAATCGGCATCTCCACCCAGAAGCTGCACGCCAGGGGTCCCATGGGGCTCGAGCAGCTGACCACCATCAAGTACGTCGTTCGTGGCCACGGCCATGTGCGAGGCTGATCTACCCGGCCATCCAGACCCAGTCCCCCATCAATATCAAGGAAGACCTTCCACATGACAGCTCCCGAGAACATCACGCGGTTTGCCGACGTCCCATCGGTTCGCGAGAAGCTGAAGGACGTCGAGTACCTCGCCGACGAGGGCATCGCCAGCGTGGTGTTCCTGGCCGACCGGCTCGACAAGCCGATTCTGGTCGAGGGTCCGGCCGGCACCGGCAAGACCCAGCTCGCCAAGTCGGTTGCCGAAATCCTGGGGGCCCGGCTGATCCGCCTGCAGTGCTACGAAGGAATCGACGAGGCCAAGGCCCTGTACGAGTGGAACTACAAGAAGCAGCTTCTTCGCATCCAGGCCGAGAGCGGCCAGGACCACAACTGGGAAGAGCTGCACGATGACCTGTTCAGCGACGAGTTCTTGCTGACCAGGCCGCTGCTCGAAGCGATCCGTGCCGACGACCCGGTTGTGCTGCTGATCGACGAGATCGACAGGGTCGAGGTCGAGACCGAGGCCCTGCTGCTCGAGATCCTGTCCGACTATCAGGTCTCGATCCCCGAGCTCGGCACCATGACCGCCAAGCAGATCCCGATGGTGTTCCTGACCTCCAACAACACCCGCGAGCTGTCAGAGGCCCTCAAGCGTCGGTGCCTGTTCCTGCACATCGATTACCCACAGATGGATCGCGAAAAGCAGATCGTGCTGACCAAGGTCGAGGGCATCAGCGAGAACCTGGCCGACCAGGTCGCCCGCATCGTGCGTTCGATCCGCCAGCTCGAGCTGAAGAAGTCGCCTTCTGTGTCGGAGACTCTCGACTGGGCTCGCACCCTGGTGTTGCTCGGCATCCAGAGCATCGACGCCGAACAGGCCAAGGAAACCCTGCACATCTTGCTGAAGTACCAGACCGACATCGAAAAGGCGTTCAAGGAACTGTCCGACTGAGTCTGGGTTCGGCCTTCGGCCGGGTACGCCTTTCGCCAGCCGGCGAAACGCTTACCTCGTAGGAGGACGGGTCCGAGGGAGAAACTCCATGCTAGATCTGCTATCGGGTTTCATCGTCGAGCTGAGACGTGCCGGGCTGCCGGTTTCGTTGACAGAGAACCTCGACGCGATGAACGCGGTCACCCACATTCCCATCGAAGACCGCGACGCGTTCAAGTATGCGCTCGCCGCGACGCTGGTCAAGAACGACAGCCACTGGCGGGCGTTCGAGACGGTGTTCGAGGTGTACTTCTCGCATCGCGGTCCGCAGTACAACGTCAACGAGGACCAGCTGGCCGAGGGCGACCTCGAACAGTGGCTCCAAGAGCAGCTGCAGCAGATGCAGGCCCAGCAACAAGACGGCGCCGGCGGTGGCGACATGTCGCCAGAAGAGCTGGCAGAGATGTTGTACAGGGCGATGATGCAAGGCGACGACGCCCTCATGCGTGCCATGGCCAGGGCCGCGGTGTCCAAATATGCGGGAATGGAACCGGGCCGACCGGTGGGCGGCACCTATTACCTGTATCGGACCCTGCGAAACCTCGACCTCGAGGGCATGCTCGACCGGCTCATGCAAGAGGCCGAGCAGCAGGCTCCTCAGGGCCTCACCGAGCTCGAGAAGCGACTCGAGCGAGAAGAGTTCCAGCATCGCATCGACGAGCTCAAGAAGGAGATCGAGGCCGAGATACGCCGACGCCTCGTGGCCGACCGTGGCGTCGAGGCGATGGCCAAGACGCTGCGCAAGCCGCTGCCAGAAGACGTCGACTTCATGCACGCCAGCCGTGACGAGATGGCGTCGATCCGCAAGGCCATTCAACCCCTGACCCGCAAGTTGGCAGCCAGGTTGGCCCGCAAGCGCAAGCACAAGCGGCGCGGTCCGCTGGACTTTCGCTCCACGGTTCGGGCCTCACTGTCATACGGCGGCGTTCCGGCCGAACCCAAGTTCAAGTATCCACGACCCAACAAACCAGAGCTGTTCGTCGTCGCCGACATCTCGGGCTCGGTTGCTGCTTTCGCACGGTTCACCTTGCACCTTGTCTATGCGTTGCAGGCCCAGTTCTCCAAGGTGCGCTCGTTCGTCTTCATCGACGGCATCGACGAGGTGACTCATCTGTTCCAGGGCGAAGAAGACATCACCCGGGCGGTTCATCGGGTCAACACCGAAGCCGACGTCATCTGGGTCGACGGGCACAGCGACTATGGCCACGCATTCCAGGTGTTCTGGGACAACTGGGGTCACGAGATCGGCCCCAAGAGCACCGTGCTGTTCCTCGGTGATGCGCGCAACAACTATCACGCCACCAACGCCTG
This genomic stretch from Acidimicrobiales bacterium harbors:
- a CDS encoding Rne/Rng family ribonuclease produces the protein MNDTPDTGHVVESQPASGGSGPTIRRRRIVTQDQKESSADTEARADKQPPEPQASPDNEAAQAGDSGEAPRKRTRRISGASKPRTPRGAGAKPAPNASEASEPAPRDTTDQAQPGEDAKEAAAKLPPLPPAATPKPRIGDSRPAPAGAADGEQDQAKSGEGSGQRRRRRGGRGRGRGKPSQAAENGQKQPQGGSSGQRQGGRGGASRKDLAPVEATLVDDAPVELDEAELQRRRGRERKGRPAGRYQMAVHVHGDVTHIAVLEGRSLIEHYVSRPADDVSQIHGNIYLGRVQNVLPGMEAAFVDIGTPKNAVLYRGDVTFDQDDLDSAGPSPAKGRKSRKRPKDGPRIEDLLKAKQAIICQVTKNPIGHKGARLTTEVSLPGRFVVMVPNSATYGISKRLPDKERKRLRSILDRIKPEGHGLIVRTAAEGVTAEEIERDVARLAQQWTEIERLAGSAKAPALLFREPDMAVRVIREEFSKEYRGVIIDDRALYEQVKGYMETVTPALADRIEFHDPKVETLPLFERFHVAEQFRRAIDRKVWLPSGGSLIIEHTEALTVIDVNTGKNVGSSNLEETVFSNNLEAAEEIAKQLRLRDIGGIIVIDFIDMEVKKHRDEVMRVFRDALARDKTRTQAYDITDLGLVEMTRKRIGEGLLESVTSACEQCEGRGIVFQDNALPK
- the rplU gene encoding 50S ribosomal protein L21, producing the protein MYAVISAGGRQEKVEVGQTVRVDLLGASEGDDVAFDLVMLADGDTVLATPDELVGASVTGRVLGEVKGPKINGFTYKNKTNNRRRFGHRQRYTDVEITSITKG
- the rpmA gene encoding 50S ribosomal protein L27, which gives rise to MSKTKGGGSTRNGRDSKAKRLGVKVFDGQTVTAGSIIVRQRGTRIHAGDNVGRGNDDTLFATSDGVVKFGSRRGRKLVDVLPA
- the obgE gene encoding GTPase ObgE; translated protein: MSEFVDQCQLHSRAGDGGAGCVSFRREAHTPKGGPDGGDGGDGGDVWLVADRNVSSLLAFRDFPFRRADNGVHGQGKRMHGRRGADLEVPVPEGTTVKSFDGEVLADLTQQGDRWLAAEGGKGGRGNARFLSNRRRAPSFAEQGEVGQETWYNLELRLLADVALVGFPNAGKSTLISVISAARPKIADYPFTTLVPNLGVVRRSGREMVVADIPGLIEGAAEGRGLGHQFLRHVERARVLLIMVDLAPVDGRSPEDQELALLTELGAYKPELLARPRLTIGTKADMVPNLDEIGFDGPVISAVTHDGVDRLVERLLTMVTEARQAEPTSGEGFVVHRPAPEGVEVVRIDDQTLEVLGRDARRAVALSDLTDIDALAYAQNRLAQLGVYRSLARAGAKDGDTVIIGDFAFDYESDV
- the proB gene encoding glutamate 5-kinase, whose protein sequence is MRVVVKIGTSSVTAQAGEVDTLAIDKLCGDMVNARRSGHEVVLVTSGAVTAGLQVLGLDRPSDMRTLQAVSAVGQIELMRVYRETLARHGVVAGQALVVPLDFMVRQQYVHTRGTIGRLLEMGVLPIINENDAIADDELRYGDNDRIAALVANLMDADLLVLLTDAPGLLTADPRISSDASLIEEISTIDRELERLAGGAGARGSGGMSSKLAAAKMASWSGVRTVIAAAKRPGVVIDAIDGRPGVGTTVLAHERRLAARKLWIAFAVNPEGEIVVDAGAREALVAKGTSLLPAGVLEVRGEFGPDAGVEILGPDGTMFAKGLVRADAKSLRSVAGLRTRDMPAGLVNETVHRDDMVVLAG
- a CDS encoding PilZ domain-containing protein — translated: MLAPPPGTVLTVEVAWGADVRLLRCNTVASLDDVVRLSCDDSLAGTDLGPGDQVLLRWNTSDGTCAAWAVLRSISQATTPSLVVELPSTGPERRVRTRASGQWPCVCAVDSATTAKGTIVDIGIGGAKLLTDLGDVALGQRLAIRTEQATVSGRVVSLFVSSDGPAEMRVRFEDLGLEDLIAIGEMLGDPFPRPKHPVH
- a CDS encoding AAA family ATPase produces the protein MTSSTTTSAFESAIVGFVASLDDLQVDATRDAFEICRAMIDVDGMLTDEELLRFVEVFAPKIPGLQTKTPAELRRSKFFTRTRTFLQQPSPLFHRLVGSDQADHGCRAATYLTRAVELMHTIASLDAHVSHVELAAIDGFRKVLTTAANDAGVPAQLSDDHGTNAGRTTEEPQSLRELIAELDSLIGLEPVKQRVRQLCDLLTIMQMRRERGLMVPAMTHHLAFVGNPGTGKTTVARLIGRIYRALGLLEKGHLVEVDRADLVAGYVGQTATKVDEVIASAVDGVLLIDEAYGLVRGTDEYGAEAVDALVKRMEDHRDRVVIILTGYPDELNALLDSNPGLRSRIARVIEFPDYTDEELVAIFARTAAASGYGSGMVLETVRRRFASTPRDRQFGNGRAARQLFEDMMIEHASRVAQMDYPSERDLVELLPEDLPAIA
- a CDS encoding glutamate-5-semialdehyde dehydrogenase, producing MAEPSPMQQLGARAKAASRQLATIGSATKNDALLACAQLLVERTDDLLAANARDVERAEAEGTAPTLIERLRLDEKRVAAMADGLRQVASLEDPVGSVPRGWVRPNGLRIEQVRVPLGVVAIIYESRPNVTSDAFGLCLKSGNVAFLRGSGMAISSNTAIADVLREGLVKVGLPADALVLVEDVSREAAVQFMQLDQYVDCLIPRGGRSLIQSILDNATVPYIIDGDGNCHVYVDAAADLSMATDIVVNAKMQRPSVCNAAESLVVHSAVAAQFLPAAVSALQGCELVGDEASRAIVATIGEATEEDFATEFLDYKMSVKVVDSLDEAIEHINQTSSGHSEAIVTNDLSAADRFVNEVDAAACLVNASTRFVDGEEFGFGAEIGISTQKLHARGPMGLEQLTTIKYVVRGHGHVRG
- a CDS encoding MoxR family ATPase, yielding MTAPENITRFADVPSVREKLKDVEYLADEGIASVVFLADRLDKPILVEGPAGTGKTQLAKSVAEILGARLIRLQCYEGIDEAKALYEWNYKKQLLRIQAESGQDHNWEELHDDLFSDEFLLTRPLLEAIRADDPVVLLIDEIDRVEVETEALLLEILSDYQVSIPELGTMTAKQIPMVFLTSNNTRELSEALKRRCLFLHIDYPQMDREKQIVLTKVEGISENLADQVARIVRSIRQLELKKSPSVSETLDWARTLVLLGIQSIDAEQAKETLHILLKYQTDIEKAFKELSD